TCCCCAGCTCCGCCATGTCGTATTCGAATCGGACACCTGATTCTATAGCTTTGACGTTCGTCTTCGCTTTCGCCTTCGACGGGTATGTCGTTTCGATGTTCTTGCCTTGTGTATAGCGGACCGTCACCGGACTTTCGATCAGCCTCACATTGTTCGGAGGCACCGTTTTGTCGAGCGGAGGGGCGCTGAACCACTCCTTGCCCGACTGCTTGCTCACGACTCGCACTTGTCCGTCCGATTCGCTGACATATAGTTCATATTTATCGTTCTGGGCAGCAAGCTTTGTCGCCTTTACGGGCGTTTTATTCGCCTGAGCTGCCTTAGCAGCCGATCCTGTGTTCACATCCGTGCCGCCGGAGGCACCCGATGCGGCCGGCTTCACAGCCGCCTCTGCTGCGGCTGGCGCAGCAGTCGCTGCAGGCACGGCAGCCGGACTCTCGCCGCCCTCTTTTGACGCGCTGCCAGCCGGAGCGGCGGATGCTGTCTCCTGAGATTTGCCGGATGTGCCTAAACCCCAGAACAGGGGAACGGATACGGCGGATAGAAGCACGACGGCCGCCAGGAGCAGGTTCTTCTTGCGGCTTAGCTTCATACGGGATCTCCTCCTGAGCGTTTTCTTTCGATTCATCATCGATCATCTCCAGCTATGACCTGTATTTGATTTCTTTCAAGATATCGACCAGGAACTGCGCAGATTGGCTCACCAGGCCGAACACAAGCAGTACGATAAACCAAATGATGATCATTGCCAGTATCGTCAGCAGCGTAATCCCGATCGTCTTGCCAAGCTCGAAATCGTGCACGATCTTCACCTGGAGAATGAGCATATAGAGCATCCATAAATAAATGAAGGACATGACGCCCGCATAAATCGAAAGCTCCTTGAGCGTCAAGACATTACTAATGAGCGAAATCGGGATAATAAGGATGATATAGGGCAGAAAGACGTACGAGCTGCTGACAAGGATGTCCTTGAACTTTCCCTCCCCGTCGATAATCGTTGAGACTGCCCAGTTCGCCACCGACCAGGTCAGCCATGGAATGATAATCCAGGCGATCTCGAGCGGCACCGAGATTTGGAACGCCTCGCGGGTACGGAAGGCGAATCCCGAGAGCATCAGGCTTATAAGTCGTGCAGAGCACGCCAGCGCGATCAGCAGCAGCGCGGTTCGTACTTTGGCCCGATTATTGAACTGT
This is a stretch of genomic DNA from Paenibacillus sp. sptzw28. It encodes these proteins:
- a CDS encoding YIP1 family protein produces the protein METFKLMKQSLFHPFDFFYDIQFNNRAKVRTALLLIALACSARLISLMLSGFAFRTREAFQISVPLEIAWIIIPWLTWSVANWAVSTIIDGEGKFKDILVSSSYVFLPYIILIIPISLISNVLTLKELSIYAGVMSFIYLWMLYMLILQVKIVHDFELGKTIGITLLTILAMIIIWFIVLLVFGLVSQSAQFLVDILKEIKYRS